From Streptomyces sp. Edi4, one genomic window encodes:
- the paaN gene encoding phenylacetic acid degradation protein PaaN, with amino-acid sequence MQLTEKHRPTLDGALEAIRTRAYWSPHPEHPKAYGETGAEDGKAAFDALLNGRFDLDQPGTDDWTGGEVSPYGIELGIQYPHADLDVLLPAMRAGMADWRAAGPETRALVCVEILARIGARTHEFAHAVMHTSGQAFMMAFQAGGPHAQDRGLEAVAYAYQEQTRTPSGSAAWSKPQGKRDPLELTKTFTPAGRGIALLIGCNTFPTWNGYPGLFASLATGNPVLVKPHPRAVLPLAMTVKVAREVLAEAGFDANLVALAAERPGEGIAKTLAVRPEIKIIDYTGSSSFGDWLEANARQAQVYTEKAGVNTVVIDSTDNYKGMLANLSFSLSLYSGQMCTTPQNLLIPRDGITTDAGTKSFDEVVADLAAAVGGLLGDDARANALLGALVNPDVKARLEAASGLGEVALPSREVANPEFPDAVVRTPVIVKLDGAKPDAEAVYLSECFGPVSFAVAVDSTADAVELLRRTIRDKGAMTVGAYTTSPDVERAVEDVCLDESAQLSLNLTGGVYVNQTAAFSDFHGSGGNPAANAALCDGAFVANRFRVVEVRRQA; translated from the coding sequence ATGCAGCTGACCGAGAAGCACAGGCCCACCCTGGACGGGGCCCTGGAAGCGATCCGCACGCGTGCGTACTGGTCGCCGCACCCGGAGCACCCCAAGGCCTACGGGGAGACGGGCGCCGAAGACGGCAAGGCGGCCTTCGACGCGCTTCTGAACGGCCGCTTCGACCTCGACCAGCCGGGCACCGACGACTGGACGGGCGGCGAAGTCTCGCCCTACGGCATCGAGTTGGGCATCCAGTACCCGCACGCCGACCTGGACGTGCTGCTGCCCGCGATGCGGGCCGGCATGGCCGACTGGCGGGCCGCCGGGCCCGAGACGCGGGCCCTGGTGTGCGTCGAGATCCTGGCCCGCATCGGCGCGCGCACCCACGAGTTCGCGCACGCGGTCATGCACACCAGCGGCCAGGCCTTCATGATGGCCTTCCAGGCGGGCGGCCCGCACGCCCAGGACCGGGGCCTGGAAGCCGTCGCGTACGCCTACCAGGAGCAGACGCGCACCCCCTCGGGCAGCGCCGCCTGGTCCAAGCCCCAGGGCAAGCGCGACCCCCTGGAGCTCACCAAGACGTTCACGCCGGCCGGGCGCGGCATCGCTCTCCTGATCGGCTGCAACACCTTCCCCACGTGGAACGGCTACCCGGGCCTGTTCGCCTCCCTGGCCACCGGCAACCCGGTGCTGGTCAAGCCGCACCCGCGCGCCGTCCTGCCGCTCGCCATGACGGTGAAGGTGGCGCGCGAGGTCCTTGCCGAGGCGGGCTTCGACGCGAACCTGGTGGCGCTGGCGGCCGAGCGGCCCGGCGAAGGCATCGCCAAGACCCTTGCGGTGCGCCCCGAAATCAAGATCATCGACTACACGGGCTCCTCCTCCTTCGGTGACTGGCTGGAGGCCAACGCCCGCCAGGCGCAGGTCTACACGGAGAAGGCAGGCGTCAACACGGTCGTCATCGACTCCACCGACAACTACAAGGGCATGCTCGCCAACCTGTCCTTCTCGCTGTCCCTGTACAGCGGCCAGATGTGCACCACCCCGCAGAACCTGCTCATCCCGCGCGACGGCATCACCACGGACGCGGGGACGAAGTCCTTCGACGAGGTGGTCGCTGACCTCGCGGCCGCTGTCGGCGGCCTCCTCGGTGACGACGCGCGGGCCAACGCCCTGCTCGGCGCCCTGGTCAACCCGGACGTGAAGGCCCGCCTGGAAGCAGCGTCCGGTCTCGGCGAAGTCGCCCTGCCCTCGCGGGAGGTGGCCAACCCCGAGTTCCCGGACGCGGTGGTGCGCACCCCAGTGATCGTCAAGCTCGACGGCGCGAAGCCGGACGCCGAGGCCGTCTACCTGTCGGAGTGCTTCGGACCGGTCTCCTTCGCCGTCGCGGTCGACTCCACGGCCGACGCGGTCGAGCTGCTGCGCCGCACGATCCGCGACAAGGGCGCCATGACGGTCGGCGCGTACACGACCTCGCCCGATGTCGAGCGCGCGGTGGAGGACGTCTGCCTGGACGAGTCGGCCCAGCTGTCGCTCAACCTGACGGGCGGGGTGTACGTCAACCAGACGGCCGCCTTCTCCGACTTCCACGGCTCAGGCGGCAACCCGGCTGCCAACGCGGCCCTGTGCGACGGGGCGTTCGTGGCCAACCGGTTCCGCGTGGTGGAGGTCCGCAGGCAGGCCTGA
- a CDS encoding TrmH family RNA methyltransferase, whose protein sequence is MSSTERPAPAKDDTAPAGDPIQYDEGFGPAEVGVGPHPRPWPEGERYDPELLAHGDRRNVVDAYRYWTREAIVADLDTRRHDFHVAVENWGHDFNIGSVVRTANAFLAKEIHIVGRRRWNRRGAMVTDRYQHVRHHPDTESLTAWALAEGVPIIGIDNLPGAVALERTELPRRCVLLFGQEGPGLTEQAREHAHMVCSIAQFGSTRSINAGAAAAIAMHAWVQRHAVVPG, encoded by the coding sequence GTGAGCAGCACCGAACGGCCGGCCCCGGCCAAGGACGACACCGCCCCGGCCGGCGACCCCATCCAGTACGACGAGGGCTTCGGCCCGGCCGAGGTCGGGGTGGGCCCGCATCCACGGCCCTGGCCCGAGGGCGAGCGCTACGACCCGGAGCTGCTGGCGCACGGCGACCGGCGCAATGTCGTCGACGCCTACCGGTACTGGACGCGGGAGGCGATCGTCGCCGACCTCGACACGCGGCGCCACGACTTCCATGTGGCCGTGGAGAACTGGGGCCACGACTTCAACATCGGCTCCGTGGTGCGCACTGCCAACGCGTTCCTCGCCAAGGAGATCCACATCGTGGGGCGGCGGCGCTGGAACCGGCGCGGCGCCATGGTCACCGACCGCTACCAGCACGTACGCCACCACCCGGACACCGAGTCGCTGACCGCGTGGGCGCTGGCGGAGGGCGTGCCGATCATCGGCATCGACAACCTGCCGGGCGCGGTGGCGCTGGAGCGGACCGAGCTGCCGCGCCGGTGTGTGCTGCTGTTCGGTCAGGAGGGACCCGGGCTGACCGAACAGGCGCGTGAGCACGCCCATATGGTGTGCTCCATCGCCCAGTTCGGCTCGACGCGCTCCATCAACGCGGGCGCCGCCGCGGCCATCGCGATGCACGCGTGGGTGCAGAGGCACGCCGTCGTCCCCGGCTGA
- a CDS encoding HTTM domain-containing protein, with protein sequence MASAAALGPYQSAVVRIGFSATWLFFLLRELPNRHELYGPDGPWSMALGNRLVSGNHAFTALLWSSSTAWFEIVYALAIVSSALLMLGWRTRAMSVVFMIGVLSLQNRSVFVGDGGDNVIHLMAIYLVFTRCGQVWSLDARRAARGPGRDRVGPALWAVCGLALLAGAWRTSGSGVFGAGEWWLWGVFWGMWALQGLWWAARRFGDAESRALLDVLANLTHNAAMVVIMAEVCLVYATAGWYKIQGSRWQDGTALYYPLKLDYFAPWPELSSLLGTSGVIVMLLTYGTVMVQVAFPFTLFNRRVKNVLLVAMMLEHAGIAVLLGLPFFSLAMIAADAVFLPTPFLREVGALAGRLGPGVRRLRERGRRTEEAERPRTLVG encoded by the coding sequence GTGGCTTCGGCTGCCGCTCTCGGTCCGTACCAGAGCGCCGTCGTCCGGATCGGCTTCTCCGCCACCTGGCTGTTCTTCCTGCTGCGCGAACTGCCCAACCGGCACGAGCTGTACGGCCCCGACGGCCCGTGGAGCATGGCGCTCGGCAACCGCCTGGTGTCCGGCAACCACGCCTTCACCGCGCTGCTGTGGTCCAGCAGCACGGCCTGGTTCGAGATCGTGTACGCGCTGGCCATCGTCTCCAGCGCGCTCCTCATGCTGGGCTGGCGCACCCGCGCCATGTCGGTCGTCTTCATGATCGGCGTGCTCTCCCTGCAGAATCGCTCCGTCTTCGTGGGGGACGGCGGTGACAACGTCATCCACCTGATGGCGATCTATCTCGTCTTCACGCGCTGTGGGCAGGTCTGGTCGCTGGACGCGCGCCGGGCCGCCCGGGGTCCGGGTCGCGACCGGGTCGGCCCGGCGCTGTGGGCGGTGTGCGGACTCGCGCTGCTGGCCGGTGCCTGGCGTACGTCCGGGTCCGGTGTCTTCGGCGCGGGTGAGTGGTGGCTGTGGGGCGTGTTCTGGGGCATGTGGGCCCTACAGGGGCTGTGGTGGGCGGCGCGCCGGTTCGGTGACGCCGAATCCCGGGCACTGCTCGACGTGCTCGCCAACCTCACGCACAACGCGGCCATGGTCGTGATCATGGCGGAGGTCTGTCTGGTCTACGCGACCGCCGGCTGGTACAAGATCCAGGGCAGCCGCTGGCAGGACGGGACCGCGCTGTACTACCCGCTCAAGCTGGACTACTTCGCGCCGTGGCCCGAACTCTCCTCCCTGCTGGGCACGAGCGGGGTGATCGTGATGCTGCTCACCTATGGAACGGTCATGGTGCAGGTGGCGTTCCCGTTCACGCTGTTCAATCGGCGGGTCAAGAACGTGCTCCTGGTGGCGATGATGCTGGAGCACGCGGGTATCGCCGTCCTGCTCGGTCTGCCGTTCTTCTCACTCGCGATGATCGCGGCGGACGCCGTGTTCCTGCCGACGCCGTTCCTGCGGGAGGTGGGCGCGCTGGCGGGCCGCCTCGGGCCCGGCGTACGCCGTCTGCGGGAGCGCGGACGGCGGACGGAGGAGGCCGAGCGGCCACGTACGCTCGTGGGGTGA
- a CDS encoding DUF5819 family protein, producing MEPGPAAESAPTSHADGGAVPRPGAVPDSRNGHSALRSPHGAVPADVGGAATAPAVPEADADADASPRAVTGADAGAGQERVSTAAPNPQGIAGLPVRFQVVAAIGLAVIGVVACVQVGMVFLHVAPSNTISKQYGKAVDDWIYPEFEQNWKLFAPNPLQQNIDIQARAELKMPDGSTRTTDWIDFSAQDGAGIRHNPLPSHTQQNEVRRGWDFFVGSHTDDNKPNGLRGELSEQYMRRIVMLRLGAHRDGGTVERIQVRSMTTSVKSPPWSDEKTDTRPSYRVVPWWTVTPVDLPEGAGDAGTEAKR from the coding sequence GTGGAACCCGGTCCTGCTGCGGAATCGGCGCCCACTTCCCACGCGGACGGCGGCGCCGTTCCCCGTCCCGGAGCCGTCCCGGACTCCCGGAACGGACATTCCGCCCTCCGCTCGCCTCACGGCGCTGTCCCCGCCGACGTCGGCGGAGCTGCCACCGCACCCGCCGTCCCTGAGGCCGATGCCGATGCCGACGCCAGCCCGCGAGCCGTCACCGGTGCGGACGCGGGCGCCGGGCAGGAGCGGGTTTCCACCGCGGCGCCCAACCCGCAGGGGATCGCCGGGCTCCCCGTCCGGTTCCAGGTGGTGGCAGCCATCGGGCTCGCCGTCATCGGTGTGGTCGCCTGCGTCCAGGTCGGCATGGTCTTTCTGCACGTCGCGCCGTCCAACACGATCAGCAAGCAGTACGGCAAGGCGGTGGACGACTGGATCTACCCCGAGTTCGAGCAGAACTGGAAGCTCTTCGCGCCCAATCCGCTCCAGCAGAACATCGACATCCAGGCGCGCGCCGAGCTCAAGATGCCGGACGGCTCCACCAGGACCACCGACTGGATCGACTTCTCCGCCCAGGACGGCGCGGGCATCCGCCACAACCCGCTGCCCAGCCACACCCAGCAGAACGAAGTGCGCCGGGGCTGGGACTTCTTCGTGGGGTCCCACACCGACGACAACAAGCCGAACGGCCTGCGCGGCGAGCTCTCGGAGCAGTACATGCGGCGCATCGTGATGCTCCGGCTTGGCGCGCACCGCGACGGCGGAACGGTCGAACGGATCCAGGTCAGGTCCATGACCACATCCGTCAAGAGCCCCCCGTGGAGCGACGAGAAGACCGACACCCGGCCGTCCTACCGGGTGGTGCCGTGGTGGACGGTGACCCCGGTCGACCTGCCCGAGGGCGCCGGTGACGCAGGCACGGAGGCGAAGCGGTGA
- the paaA gene encoding 1,2-phenylacetyl-CoA epoxidase subunit PaaA, producing MTGVTATATAAAETVESHLAAFDAAVAADERIEPRDWMPEEYRSSLVRQMAQHAHSEIIGMQPEANWITRAPSLRRKAILMAKVQDEAGHGLYLYSAAETLGTGRDELLDKLHSGRQKYSSIFNYPTLTWADVGAIGWLVDGAAITNQVPLCRCSYGPYARAMVRICKEESFHQRQGYELLLALSKGTPEQHAMAQDAVNRWWWPSLMMFGPPDDESAHSAQSMTWKIKRHSNDELRQRFVDIAVGQAEGLGLSLPDPDLRWNEERGHHDFGAIDWTEFWAVLKGNGPCNEQRLTQRRRAHEEGTWVREAAAAYATKQQARQASAHVDAPDTTPQDAAQRDIASQGTNGQHPNGQHANGEATA from the coding sequence ATGACCGGAGTGACCGCGACAGCCACGGCAGCCGCAGAGACGGTTGAGTCGCACCTGGCGGCGTTCGACGCGGCGGTCGCCGCCGACGAGCGGATCGAACCGCGCGACTGGATGCCCGAGGAGTACCGCTCCTCGCTGGTCCGCCAGATGGCGCAGCATGCCCACTCCGAGATCATCGGCATGCAGCCCGAGGCGAACTGGATCACCCGCGCCCCCTCCCTGCGCCGCAAGGCGATCCTGATGGCCAAGGTCCAGGACGAGGCGGGCCACGGGCTGTATCTGTACAGCGCCGCCGAAACGCTCGGCACGGGCCGCGACGAACTGCTCGACAAGCTGCACTCGGGCCGCCAGAAGTACTCCTCGATCTTCAACTACCCCACGTTGACCTGGGCGGACGTCGGCGCGATCGGATGGCTGGTGGACGGCGCGGCGATCACCAACCAGGTCCCCCTGTGCCGCTGTTCCTACGGCCCCTACGCCCGCGCGATGGTCCGCATCTGCAAGGAGGAGTCCTTCCATCAGCGGCAGGGATACGAGCTGCTGCTCGCCCTGTCGAAGGGGACACCCGAGCAGCACGCCATGGCGCAGGACGCGGTGAACCGCTGGTGGTGGCCCTCGCTGATGATGTTCGGGCCGCCCGACGACGAATCGGCGCACTCCGCGCAGTCGATGACCTGGAAGATCAAGCGGCACTCCAACGACGAGCTGCGCCAGCGCTTCGTGGACATAGCGGTCGGCCAGGCCGAGGGCCTGGGGCTCAGCCTGCCCGACCCCGACCTGCGCTGGAACGAGGAGCGCGGTCACCACGACTTCGGCGCCATCGACTGGACGGAGTTCTGGGCGGTCCTGAAGGGCAACGGCCCCTGCAACGAGCAGCGGCTCACCCAGCGCCGGCGCGCCCATGAGGAAGGCACCTGGGTGCGCGAGGCGGCCGCCGCCTACGCCACCAAGCAACAGGCGCGGCAGGCAAGCGCTCACGTGGACGCGCCGGACACGACCCCGCAGGACGCAGCCCAGCGGGACATCGCCTCGCAGGGCACGAACGGACAGCACCCGAACGGGCAGCACGCGAACGGAGAGGCAACGGCATGA
- the paaB gene encoding 1,2-phenylacetyl-CoA epoxidase subunit PaaB has protein sequence MSTHDWPLWEVFVRSRRGLSHTHAGSLHAPDAEMALRNARDLYTRRSEGISIWVVPSSAISASSPDEKDSFFDPAADKPYRHPTFYEIPEGVKHL, from the coding sequence ATGAGCACGCATGACTGGCCGCTGTGGGAGGTGTTCGTGCGCTCGCGCCGCGGGCTGTCCCACACCCATGCGGGAAGCCTGCACGCGCCGGACGCCGAGATGGCCCTGCGCAACGCCCGTGACCTCTACACCCGCAGGTCGGAGGGCATCTCGATCTGGGTCGTGCCGTCCAGCGCGATCAGCGCGTCCTCGCCCGACGAGAAGGATTCGTTCTTCGACCCGGCCGCCGACAAGCCCTACCGCCACCCGACGTTCTACGAGATCCCCGAAGGGGTGAAGCACCTGTGA
- the paaC gene encoding 1,2-phenylacetyl-CoA epoxidase subunit PaaC: protein MTAIVSADAALALGDDALVLSHRLGEWAGHAPVLEEEVALANIALDLLGQARVLLSQAGDEDELAYLREERAFRNLQLVEQPNGDFAHTIARQLYFSTYQHLLYGELAAGDGEFSALAAKAVKEVEYHRDHAEQWTLRLGDGTEESHRRIQRACAALWRFTGEMFQPVPGLDVDSASLEERWTASVTSVLGRATLTVPEGPRTGAWAAGAGRQGLHTESFGRMLAEMQHLHRSHPGASW, encoded by the coding sequence GTGACGGCCATCGTCTCGGCGGACGCCGCCCTGGCTCTCGGCGACGACGCCCTGGTGCTGTCGCACCGCCTCGGGGAGTGGGCCGGCCACGCCCCCGTCCTCGAAGAGGAGGTCGCCCTGGCCAACATCGCCCTCGACCTGCTCGGCCAGGCCCGGGTGCTGCTGTCCCAGGCCGGCGACGAGGACGAGCTGGCCTACCTCCGCGAGGAGCGGGCCTTCCGCAATCTCCAGCTCGTCGAGCAGCCCAACGGCGACTTCGCCCACACCATCGCCCGCCAGCTGTACTTCTCCACCTACCAGCACCTCCTGTACGGCGAACTGGCCGCCGGGGACGGCGAGTTCAGCGCCCTCGCCGCCAAGGCGGTCAAGGAGGTCGAATACCACCGCGACCACGCCGAGCAGTGGACGCTGCGCCTCGGCGACGGCACCGAGGAGAGCCACCGGCGCATCCAGCGCGCCTGCGCGGCACTGTGGCGCTTCACCGGCGAGATGTTCCAGCCGGTGCCCGGCCTCGACGTCGATTCCGCCTCGCTCGAAGAGCGCTGGACGGCGTCGGTGACCTCGGTCCTCGGCCGGGCCACACTGACCGTCCCCGAAGGGCCCCGCACGGGCGCCTGGGCGGCGGGCGCGGGCCGCCAGGGACTGCACACCGAGTCCTTCGGACGGATGCTCGCCGAAATGCAGCACCTGCACCGCAGCCACCCGGGGGCGTCATGGTGA
- the paaD gene encoding 1,2-phenylacetyl-CoA epoxidase subunit PaaD — MVTDTGTGTHPTALETELRRLAGSVPDPELPVLTLDELGVLRGLRVEAPGRVRVELTPTYTGCPAVETMTTDIERVLHDHGVPEVSVVRVLSPAWSTDDISAEGRRKLAEFGIAPPRPHTADGPVALTLSVRCPHCGSTDTELLSRFSSTACKALRRCVSCREPFDHFKEL; from the coding sequence ATGGTGACCGACACCGGCACCGGCACCCACCCCACCGCCCTGGAGACCGAGCTGCGGCGCCTCGCGGGTTCCGTGCCCGACCCCGAACTGCCGGTCCTGACCCTGGACGAGCTCGGCGTACTGCGCGGGCTGCGCGTCGAAGCGCCGGGCAGGGTACGGGTCGAGCTCACCCCCACCTACACGGGCTGCCCCGCCGTCGAGACCATGACCACGGACATCGAGCGCGTGCTGCACGACCACGGCGTCCCGGAGGTCTCGGTCGTGCGCGTGCTGTCGCCGGCCTGGTCGACCGACGACATAAGCGCCGAAGGGCGCCGCAAGCTCGCCGAGTTCGGCATAGCGCCCCCGCGCCCCCACACGGCCGACGGGCCCGTCGCTCTCACCTTGTCGGTGCGCTGCCCGCACTGCGGATCCACCGACACCGAACTGCTCAGCCGCTTCTCCTCCACCGCGTGCAAGGCGCTGCGCCGCTGCGTATCGTGCCGTGAACCCTTTGACCACTTCAAGGAGTTGTAG
- a CDS encoding 2Fe-2S iron-sulfur cluster-binding protein, whose amino-acid sequence MFHPLRVSEVEQLTDDAVAVTFAVPPELREAYRHLPGQHLTLRRSVGGEEIRRTYSICAPAVEAPDEPVLRVGIRVVDGGAFSTYACKELAVGDTVDVMEPMGRFVLAPRHGHFAAVVGGSGITPVLSIAATLLAREPEARFCLIRSDRSVASTMFLDETADLKDRYPERFQLVTVLSREEQQSGLPSGRLDHERLSALLPALLPVADIDGWFLCGPFGLIQGAERALRGLGVDRDRIHQEIFHVDAAPAPEAAAAAPAHATLTATLDGRSGNWQVHEGDTLLETLLAARADAPYACKGGVCGTCRAYLVKGEVRMERNFALEPEETEAGYVLACQSHPTTAEVELDFDR is encoded by the coding sequence ATGTTCCATCCGCTCCGGGTCAGCGAGGTCGAGCAGCTCACGGACGACGCGGTGGCCGTCACCTTCGCCGTCCCGCCCGAGCTCCGCGAGGCCTACCGGCACCTTCCCGGCCAGCATCTGACCCTGCGCCGCAGCGTGGGCGGCGAGGAGATCCGCCGGACGTACTCGATCTGCGCCCCAGCCGTCGAAGCGCCGGACGAGCCCGTCCTGCGCGTCGGCATCCGCGTCGTGGACGGCGGCGCGTTCTCCACGTACGCCTGCAAGGAACTGGCTGTGGGCGACACGGTCGACGTGATGGAGCCGATGGGCCGCTTCGTCCTGGCGCCACGCCACGGGCACTTCGCGGCGGTCGTCGGCGGCAGCGGCATCACCCCGGTCCTGTCGATCGCGGCCACGCTGCTGGCCCGTGAGCCCGAAGCACGGTTCTGCCTCATACGCAGCGACCGCAGCGTGGCGTCGACGATGTTCCTCGACGAGACGGCCGACCTGAAGGACCGCTATCCCGAGCGGTTCCAACTGGTCACCGTGCTGTCCCGGGAAGAACAGCAGTCCGGCCTTCCCTCGGGCCGGCTCGATCACGAACGGCTGAGCGCCCTGCTGCCCGCGCTGCTCCCGGTGGCCGATATCGACGGATGGTTCCTGTGCGGACCCTTCGGCCTGATCCAGGGCGCCGAACGAGCGCTGCGCGGACTCGGCGTCGACCGTGACCGCATCCACCAGGAGATCTTCCACGTCGACGCGGCGCCGGCACCGGAAGCCGCTGCGGCCGCCCCCGCGCATGCCACCCTCACCGCCACGCTGGACGGGCGCTCGGGCAACTGGCAGGTACACGAAGGCGACACCCTGCTGGAAACGCTGCTGGCCGCCCGCGCCGACGCGCCGTACGCCTGCAAGGGCGGAGTGTGCGGGACGTGCCGGGCCTACCTGGTCAAGGGCGAGGTGCGGATGGAGCGCAACTTCGCGCTGGAGCCGGAGGAGACCGAGGCGGGATATGTGCTGGCCTGCCAGTCGCACCCCACCACGGCGGAAGTGGAGCTCGACTTCGACCGGTGA
- a CDS encoding acyl-CoA dehydrogenase family protein, which produces MDFTFTEEQQAAVEAAKAVFSGVAPDGVPSPALTAGAVADDFDRPLWAKAAASDLLSLVLDTQYGGAGLDAIALCLVLRESARVLARLPLLETSAAAMTVQRYGDEQLRRELLPGIGRGEITVTVAAHGRTGHDGAELAVTARQDGDHWVLDGAQTGVPWAQTCDRTAVPAHTAHGRTLIAIVPRDHPGVTLAEQVSTSGERLAEVHLAAVRLPASTVVEADGAWEWLRDLLTTGTCALALGLGEAVLAMTSQYAGKREQFGHPIATFQAVAVQAADRYIDLRAMEATLWQAAWRIATGAPGPLPAAGDVAVAKIWACDGVRRVVQTAQHLHGGFGADTDYVLHRYHAWAKQLELSLGPAAAHEEALGELLTTHPLTQTA; this is translated from the coding sequence GTGGACTTCACCTTCACCGAGGAGCAGCAGGCAGCCGTCGAGGCGGCCAAGGCCGTTTTCTCCGGCGTCGCCCCCGACGGGGTGCCCAGCCCCGCCCTCACCGCGGGCGCCGTCGCCGACGACTTCGACCGCCCGCTCTGGGCCAAGGCCGCCGCGTCGGATCTGCTGAGTCTGGTCCTCGACACCCAGTACGGCGGGGCGGGCCTCGATGCGATCGCACTGTGTCTGGTACTGCGCGAATCGGCCCGGGTCCTGGCCCGGCTGCCGCTCCTTGAAACCAGCGCGGCCGCCATGACCGTACAGCGCTACGGCGACGAGCAGTTGAGGCGGGAACTGCTGCCCGGCATCGGACGGGGTGAGATCACCGTCACCGTCGCCGCCCACGGCCGCACCGGTCACGACGGCGCCGAACTCGCCGTCACCGCACGCCAGGACGGTGACCACTGGGTCCTGGACGGTGCCCAGACCGGCGTCCCCTGGGCCCAGACCTGCGACCGGACGGCCGTGCCGGCGCACACCGCCCACGGACGCACGCTCATCGCCATCGTCCCCCGCGACCACCCGGGCGTCACCCTCGCCGAGCAGGTGTCCACCAGCGGAGAACGCCTCGCCGAAGTCCATCTCGCAGCCGTACGCCTTCCCGCGTCCACAGTCGTGGAGGCGGACGGTGCCTGGGAATGGCTGCGCGATCTGCTCACCACCGGAACCTGCGCGCTCGCACTGGGCCTCGGCGAGGCCGTGCTGGCCATGACCAGTCAATACGCCGGAAAGCGCGAGCAGTTCGGGCACCCGATCGCGACGTTCCAGGCCGTCGCCGTCCAAGCGGCCGACCGTTACATCGACCTGCGCGCCATGGAAGCCACCCTCTGGCAGGCCGCCTGGCGCATCGCCACCGGCGCCCCGGGCCCCCTGCCGGCCGCCGGCGATGTCGCGGTCGCCAAGATCTGGGCCTGCGACGGCGTACGCCGCGTCGTGCAGACCGCCCAGCACCTCCACGGCGGGTTCGGCGCCGACACCGACTACGTGCTGCACCGCTACCACGCCTGGGCCAAACAGCTGGAGCTCTCGCTCGGCCCGGCCGCCGCCCACGAGGAAGCCCTCGGCGAACTCCTCACCACCCACCCCCTCACACAGACCGCGTAA
- a CDS encoding rhodanese-like domain-containing protein, with translation MNFAPLPSVDVAGVPADALVLDVREADEWAAGHAEGALHVPMSDFVARFGEVTEAVADGRRAYVMCRVGGRSAQVTQYLLQQGIDAVNVDGGMQVWEASGRTVVDDKGAPGTVI, from the coding sequence ATGAATTTCGCCCCGCTGCCCTCGGTGGATGTCGCCGGTGTGCCGGCCGACGCGCTGGTCCTCGATGTCCGTGAGGCCGACGAGTGGGCGGCGGGCCACGCCGAGGGTGCGCTGCACGTGCCGATGAGCGACTTCGTGGCTCGCTTCGGTGAGGTGACGGAGGCCGTCGCGGACGGGCGCCGGGCGTATGTGATGTGCCGCGTCGGCGGACGGTCGGCGCAGGTCACCCAGTACTTGCTGCAGCAGGGGATCGACGCGGTCAACGTCGATGGCGGCATGCAGGTGTGGGAGGCCTCGGGGCGCACGGTCGTCGACGACAAGGGTGCGCCGGGCACGGTGATCTGA
- a CDS encoding J domain-containing protein, whose amino-acid sequence MTDEAAGGTTARNENTRTTPAGVGGEPSTTTLDGSAGAGAGPEGPPGHAEAERPEARLERAVRAAEQALIEFEIAVETFRVEVENFSRLHHQKLGPMYARLDELDAQIAEARAVRSGDPEDLRKAREARAAVMPMPGVEELFHDWMDSDGLSPEAASMLTDQPVRPPKRVRPSEEVRRLYRELARKAHPDLAQDDTERARRDEFIARVNAAYGRGDEALLRELAEEWAAGPVPAEVRPSESEELYARLEWLSRRKELLALLARELEDSAIGSMLRMAPDDPDRLLEEIAEQLLAEVAGREDELAKLVQ is encoded by the coding sequence GTGACGGACGAAGCTGCCGGCGGTACGACTGCCCGGAACGAGAACACGCGGACCACGCCGGCCGGCGTGGGGGGCGAGCCAAGTACGACGACGCTGGACGGTTCGGCCGGGGCGGGTGCGGGGCCCGAGGGTCCCCCCGGCCACGCGGAGGCCGAGCGGCCCGAGGCCCGGCTGGAGCGGGCGGTGCGGGCGGCCGAGCAGGCGTTGATCGAGTTCGAGATCGCGGTGGAGACCTTCCGGGTCGAGGTGGAGAACTTCTCCCGGCTGCACCACCAGAAGCTCGGTCCGATGTACGCCCGCCTGGACGAGCTGGACGCGCAGATTGCCGAGGCGAGGGCGGTGCGCAGCGGCGACCCCGAGGACCTGCGCAAGGCGCGGGAGGCGCGTGCGGCGGTCATGCCCATGCCCGGGGTCGAAGAACTCTTCCACGACTGGATGGACTCCGACGGTCTCTCCCCCGAAGCCGCTTCGATGCTCACCGATCAGCCGGTGCGCCCGCCCAAGCGGGTCCGCCCCAGCGAGGAGGTGCGCAGGCTCTACCGCGAGCTGGCCCGCAAGGCGCACCCGGACCTGGCGCAGGACGACACGGAGCGGGCGCGGCGCGACGAGTTCATCGCCCGGGTCAACGCCGCGTATGGGCGTGGTGACGAGGCGTTGTTGCGGGAGCTGGCCGAGGAGTGGGCGGCGGGCCCGGTGCCGGCCGAGGTGCGGCCCAGCGAGAGCGAGGAGCTGTACGCGCGTCTGGAGTGGCTGAGCCGGCGCAAGGAGCTGCTCGCGCTGCTCGCCCGGGAACTGGAGGACAGCGCCATCGGTTCGATGCTGCGCATGGCCCCGGACGACCCGGACCGGCTCCTCGAGGAGATCGCGGAGCAGTTGCTGGCCGAGGTGGCCGGTCGTGAGGACGAGCTCGCGAAGCTCGTGCAGTAG